The Arthrobacter sp. OAP107 DNA segment GTGTCATTACTGCAGTACCCGCCATCCACGGTCGCTTAGTGCTTCTACGAGGAGGTCATGCGCGCTCGGCAGCACGGAGATCTCCACCATGCCCACATTCTGTCCTGAGGAGTGGTCCAGGCGGAGATCCTCGAGGTTGACCCCAATCTCGCCGATCTCGGTCAGCAGCCTGGCGATCTGGCCGGGCCTGTCGTCCACGAGCACGGTGAGCCAGGAATATGCCTGCGGCGGTCCGCCGTGCTTGCCCGGGATCCGGGCCTGCCCGGCGTTGCCTTCGCTCATCAGCTGCGCCAGGTCAAGGCGGGCACCGGCGGCCGCGGGGTCTTCCAGGGTTCCGATCAGCCGGTTGAGGTCATCACGCACACCGTAAAGGATCTCCACCACCTTGCCGGCATTCGCACCCAGGATCTGGACCCACAAAGTGGGGTCGCTGGCGGCGATGCGGGTGGTGTCGCGCAGCCCGTTCCCCGCGAGGGAGAGGGCGTGCATCGGGGTGTCCTGCAGCCGGGTCGCCAGAAGCGAGGACATCACCTGCGGCAGGTGGGAGACCAGGGCCACGGCCCCGTCATGTTCCTCGGCCGTGAACTGCGAAACGAGGGCACCGAGGTCGGTGGCCAGCGCCCGCGCAGCCTGGACGGCTCCGGCGGAGGACTCCTCGGTGGGGCACACGACCCACGGCATGGAAGTGAAGAGCTCGCCCCGGGCCGCAACCGGGCCGGACTTCTCGCGCCCGGCCATGGGGTGGGTGCCCACGTAACGGCTGAGGTCCGCACCACGGTTGCGCAGGTCCTGCAGGATCGCAGCCTTGACGCTGGCAATGTCGACGACGGTGGCGTCCGGGTAGTCTGTCAGCGCCCCTTCCACAACATCTGCCGTCACGTCCGGCGGCGATGCGACCACAACCAGTTCAGGACTTTCGTCCCCCATGGCCGCCAGCGGAAGCCCGGCGCCGATGTCGACGGCGACTGCCTGGTTGGTGGGCGACGGATCCGACAGGTACACGGCAACGCCGCGGCCGCGCAGGCCGAGGCCGATGCTGGTGCCGAGCAGGCCGGTGCCAATAACGACGACCGGCCCGTTCAGGTGTCCGCGGCCGTGCGTACGGAAAGCCGACATCCCTTACAGCCCCACGGATGCCAGCAGGTGGCCGACTTCCTGCTTGCCGAGATTGCGGATGCTTCCCTGGCGCTGGTCGCCCAGGCCGATCGGACCGACCTTGACGCGCACCAGGCGCAGCACCGGGAAACCGACGGCGTCGAACAGTCGCCGGACGATGCGGTTCTTGCCGGAGTGCAGCACGACCTCGATCAGCACGTGGCCCGGGGTCGAGTCCACCAGACGGAAGGAGTCGACGGACGCGAAGCCGTCCTCGAGTTCGATGCCATCCTTGAGCTGCGAACCGATGCCTTGGGGGAACGGTCCGCGGACCTGGACGAGGTACGTCTTTGGCACCTCGTAGGACGGGTGGGTCAGCCGGTTGGCCAGCTCGCCGTCGTTGGTCAGCAGCAGCAGCCCTTCGGTGGCAACGTCAAGGCGCCCCACGTGGAAGAGCCGCTCACCCTGGTTGTTGCGGATGTAGTCGCTGATGCACGGCCGGCCCTCGGGGTCCTCCATGGTGGACACCACGCCCTTGGGCTTGTTGAACACCATGTAGACCAGCGTGTCATCGAGCTGGATGCGCAGGCCATCCACGTGGATGACGGCGGTCTTGGGGTCGACGCGGACGCCGAGCTCGGTGACGATCTTGCCGTCAACCTCCACGCGGCCCTCGGCAATCATCTCTTCGCAGACGCGGCGCGAAGCGACGCCGGCGGAAGCCATGACCTTCTGCAGGCGGACGCCGTCGGCGTCGTGGACTTCGGACTGCGGCACCTCGGCGCGGGGACCGCGCGTACGGGAGGGCCGGCGTACCGGTCCCAGGTTCTGGCCAAAGCGTTCGCTGCCGAAGGCGCGCGAACCCGCAGCCTTGGGAGCGCCCGACTTGGGCTTCAGCGCGCCCGGGGTCCCGGGGGCCCTGTTGGCCCCGGGCTTCCGGGAAGCGGCGGCATTGCGCGCGCCGGCCTTGGGTGCACCTGTCCTGGGTGCGGGAGCCTTGGCGCCCGGCTTCCAGTCGCCCGCGGGCCGGCGGCCGGCAGGTGCCTCGTCGGGATCGACGAAGCGCTCCTCGCGGGGCTTGGCCTTGTAGGTGCGGTCGCCGAACGGACGGTCGCCGCCCTTGGGGAAGTCGCGCTTCCCGGCGCCTGCGCCGCGGCCCTGTACTGCCCCGCGGCCTTGTGCTGCGCCGCGCGTGGCGTTGCGCTCTGGACCTTTACGTCCGGAGCTGTTACGTGGTGAACCCTGGCGTCCCGCCTGTGTCATGACCCGTCCTCTGTGATTTTGACCGTCAAAGGTTGTCCAAAGACAACACTAGCCAGCCGTGCAGAATAAATCTGCCCTGGTAAAAACTGCGTCGCAGGCGTGCCGCCTACATTCTTCCGGCGTCGTAGAACTCTTCAATTCCTTCAAGCCCCGGAAGGTGCGGTGAAAGCTGAGGCAACTCAGCCACCGAGCCGATTCCCATGCGTTCAAGGAAATACGACGTCGTGCGGTACAGGACAGCGCCAGACTCCGGATCCGTTCCGGCGTCCTCGATCAGTCCCCGCTGGGTCAGCGTCCGCACAACA contains these protein-coding regions:
- a CDS encoding prephenate dehydrogenase; translation: MSAFRTHGRGHLNGPVVVIGTGLLGTSIGLGLRGRGVAVYLSDPSPTNQAVAVDIGAGLPLAAMGDESPELVVVASPPDVTADVVEGALTDYPDATVVDIASVKAAILQDLRNRGADLSRYVGTHPMAGREKSGPVAARGELFTSMPWVVCPTEESSAGAVQAARALATDLGALVSQFTAEEHDGAVALVSHLPQVMSSLLATRLQDTPMHALSLAGNGLRDTTRIAASDPTLWVQILGANAGKVVEILYGVRDDLNRLIGTLEDPAAAGARLDLAQLMSEGNAGQARIPGKHGGPPQAYSWLTVLVDDRPGQIARLLTEIGEIGVNLEDLRLDHSSGQNVGMVEISVLPSAHDLLVEALSDRGWRVLQ
- a CDS encoding pseudouridine synthase, with product MTQAGRQGSPRNSSGRKGPERNATRGAAQGRGAVQGRGAGAGKRDFPKGGDRPFGDRTYKAKPREERFVDPDEAPAGRRPAGDWKPGAKAPAPRTGAPKAGARNAAASRKPGANRAPGTPGALKPKSGAPKAAGSRAFGSERFGQNLGPVRRPSRTRGPRAEVPQSEVHDADGVRLQKVMASAGVASRRVCEEMIAEGRVEVDGKIVTELGVRVDPKTAVIHVDGLRIQLDDTLVYMVFNKPKGVVSTMEDPEGRPCISDYIRNNQGERLFHVGRLDVATEGLLLLTNDGELANRLTHPSYEVPKTYLVQVRGPFPQGIGSQLKDGIELEDGFASVDSFRLVDSTPGHVLIEVVLHSGKNRIVRRLFDAVGFPVLRLVRVKVGPIGLGDQRQGSIRNLGKQEVGHLLASVGL